One genomic window of Nicotiana sylvestris chromosome 10, ASM39365v2, whole genome shotgun sequence includes the following:
- the LOC104227923 gene encoding uncharacterized protein, with product MWALKKLNLDWAEAANLRMTQLNEIDEFRLHAYESATIYKEMMKFVHDKKILKREFNSGDLVLLFNSRLKLFPGKLKSKWPGAFKVVSASPYGAIELEPEDRTRTFKVNGQRIKHYLGTAGERHLIEKFALRDSPIAASTKE from the coding sequence atgtgggcatTGAAGAAGCTGAATCTTGACTGGGCCGAGGCTGCTAACCTGAGGATGACACAACTTAATGAGATAGACGAATTTCGTCTCCATGCCTATGAGAGTGCAACCATCTACAAAGAGATGATGAAGTTTGTCCATGATAAGAAGATCTTGAAGCGGGAGTTCAATTCTGGTGACTTGGTCTTACTCTTCAATTCAAGACTCAAGTTATTTCCGGGTAAACTTAAGTCTAAATGGCCTGGCGCATTCAAAGTTGTGAGTGCGTCTCCCTATGGTGCTATTGAACTGGAGCCAGAGGATAGGACTCGAACTTTCAAGGTGAATGGACAACGAATCAAGCATTACCTTGGTACTGCAGGAGAAAGGCATTTGATAGAAAAATTTGCTCTAAGGGATAGTCCAATAGCAGCTTCCACCAAGGAATAA
- the LOC138879997 gene encoding uncharacterized protein translates to MFYDILKQLSINIPFVETFQEMPDFAKYLKDLITKKKTTKNGVVNVTHRVSSIIATTTVQKKEDPGAFIIPCTIGAHDFARALCDNGDSINLMPLAIYKQAGLVMLRPTSIRLQMVDRSIKKLVGIVDDVLVKVGEFHLHADFVILDCAVDKEIPIILGRPFLARGRELMDSEQNEIKFCVNDEEVTFQESKGMKLPHEYESISVIDVVDEVEDAVEIKMEE, encoded by the coding sequence ATGTTCTATGACATTCTCAAACAGTTATCGATAAATATCCCATTTGTGGAAACATTTCAAGAGATGCCGGATTTTGCTAAGTATTTGAAAGACTTGATCACAAAGAAGAAAACCACCAAGAATGGagtggtgaatgtgactcaccgagttagttccatcattgcaacaacaaccgttcaaaagaaagaagacccTGGAGCTTTCAtcattccatgcactattggggcgCATGATTTTGCAAGAGCTCTTTGTGATAATGGGGATAGCATCAACTTAATGCCTCTTGCTATTTACAAGCAAGCGGGGTTAGTTATGCTGAGGCCTACAAGTATAAGGCTGCAAATGGTTGATCGTTCCATAAAGAAACTGGTGGGAATTGTCGATGATGTGCTTGTAAAAGTGGGAGAGTTCCATTTGCATGCCGATTTTGTAATCCTTGATTGTGCAgttgacaaagagatccctatcatcttAGGGAGGCCATTTCTTGCTAGAGGAAGAGAACTTATGGATTCAGAACAGAATGAGATCAAGTTCTGTGTGAATGATGAAGAGGTCACATTCCAAGAAAGCAAGGGTATGAAGCTGCCACATGAATATGAAAGCATctcggtgattgatgttgttgatgaGGTGGAAGATGCAGTTGAAATAAAGATGGAAGAATAA